Genomic window (Sediminispirochaeta smaragdinae DSM 11293):
TTCCCGGTTTGATTGATGAACACGCTCATTTTGATTACCAGGGAAGCAACCTTGGCGTCAGTGCCGATATTCTCTGTCCACCCAGCGGCGTGACCACCGCTGTCGATGCCGGTTCAACGGGATGTGATAATTTCGATTTGTTCTATCGTGCCAACATCAGCAGATATGTGACCCAGGTCCTTTCCTATATAAATGTCTCGTCCTTTGGAGTGCATTGCTCTTTTCATCAGGAAGAAAATCTTGATCCGCGGGATTTTGATGCCTCCGGGATAGAAGCACGCTTTAGGGCTCATCCCTCTACGATCCGGGGAATGAAGATCAGGCTGGATCAATCTACGCTTGGCGAGAAATACTCCCTTGCATCGCTGGAACAATGTCTAAGGATTTCCGAAGATCTTCAAAAAAAAGGAATCCATTGCCCTGTTATCGTGCATGTGGCCAATCTGCCTTCGTCTGTGTCTATCGATTCTATTGCGTCCCTGTTGCGCAAAGGAGACCTCTTTGTCCATGTTTTTCAGAACAAAGGTGAAACAATATTTGACACGACGGGGCAAGTCAGGGAGTCTCTGGTAAAGGCAAGGAAACGGGGTGTGCTTTTCGATGCCTGCAATGGAAGGATACACTGGTCTTTTAAACATCATGAGCAGGCCCTTGCCTGCGGTTTTCTTCCCGATATTATTTCGTCCGACATCGTAATTGCCAGTGCATACCAAAAACCGGGTTTTTCTCTTGTACATGCCATGAATACTTTCTTGGCTTCTGGTTTCAATGACGCCGTGATCCTTCGGGCTGTTACGACGGCTCCTGCAAAAAGTCTCGGCTTGTATCCTCGTATTGGTTCTCTCGAACCTGGGGCCCAGGCTGATGTATCCATCATGAAGATGGATGAAACCTCGCCTGTCAGCGTGTTTGACAGGTGGGGAGGAAAACGCATTCTGCGTCGGTATTTCAAACCAATGCTGACGATTAAGAATGGAAAGACGGTGTTTCGTCAGATTGATTTCTAATTTTTAGGAGGAGAACGAATGAAAAGATCTCTGTTTCTTGGACTAGCGCTCTCTGTGGCCTTATTGGGCTGTTCGGGTAAGGGAGCGGACAAGGATGCCGCAAACAAGAGTGGTGAAGTAGCTGCGACGAAGGTTGTTTTGCAAGTCGGTGCGGAAGCCAATCCCGGGGAACCTCAGGTTGAGGGAATGAACAAATGGGCGGAGTTGGTAAAAGAACGTAGCAATGGAACCATGGAACTCCAGGTTTTTCCCTCTTCCCAGCTCGGATATAAGGCAGCCCTGATTGATCAGATGCTTGTCGGCGATCCCGTTATTTCTGTTTGTGACGCAGCCTACTATGCCGACCGCGGCGTACCTGATTTGGGAATCGTCATGGCACCTTTTCTTCTGAAGTCATGGGACGATGCCTGGACCATCATCAACAGCGATTGGTATGCAGAGCAGTTGAAAAAACTGGAAGATAAGGGACTCAAGGTCATAACTTCGAACTGGATCTATGGTGAACGTAACTTGCTGACAACCAAACCTGTTAAGAACCCTGAAGATTTGGTCGGCATGAAAATACGTGTGCCCAATAATGTCCTGCAATTGAAAGGATTTGAAGCACTTGGCGCTGTTCCTACACCAACCGATTTAAGTGAGGTATACACTGCCTTGCAACAAAAAGTTGTCGAAGGAGTCGAGAATCCGCTTACCGTTTTGTACAATGGCCGGTTTTATGAAGTTGCGAAGTATCTGGCCCTGACCTCTCACGTGAAGAATTTTACCACGTTTGTCATGAGCAAACAGGTTTTTGACTCTCTGACACCGGAGCAGCAGAAGATTCTGATCGAGACTGGAAACGAAGCAGGTGAATATCAGAACGCCTTATTCTCCGATGAGGTGAACCAGGAACTGCTTGAGAAATTTAAAGCGGCAGGTGTTGAAGTTACCGAGATCGATCAAGATGCCTTTGCCGAGGCTGCAAAGGGATTCTACTCCATGCCTGAACTGACGAAGAAATGGTCTCCGGGACTTTATGAGCGCGTAAGTACTATCCTTGAAGAAGGAAGAAAGAGTAAATAACTTTTTCGGTATACAATTTTTTCTCCCTCCTCTCAACCATGGAAGGAGGGAGATATCTTGGGGGATTCTGTTGGCATGAGTATGAAAACTGTTATGAAAAATCTGGATTATCTCATTGCAGGCCTTAGCCTGGTTATCTTGATAATCCTGACGTTCCTGGGCGTTATTATGCGCTATATTTTTAATTCGCCGATTCTTTACCTGCAAGAGGTCCAGATTTTTTGTGCCATCTGGCTGGTTTTTTGGGGTGGCTCTGCGGCTGTTCGATCCGGAAGTATTGTTGCAATTGACTTTCTTGTTGACAAATTTCCTCCCCGCATGAGACGGATTGCCGATATCTGTATTCAGGCTTTGTCTGTCGCTATTTTAGGATTCCTTGCATATAATGGTTTTCA
Coding sequences:
- a CDS encoding amidohydrolase family protein, translating into MEHFDIAITNGLLLDSDRLSFSNGFVFLKDGKVVSSPGPEEAWEADQIIDAQECYVLPGLIDEHAHFDYQGSNLGVSADILCPPSGVTTAVDAGSTGCDNFDLFYRANISRYVTQVLSYINVSSFGVHCSFHQEENLDPRDFDASGIEARFRAHPSTIRGMKIRLDQSTLGEKYSLASLEQCLRISEDLQKKGIHCPVIVHVANLPSSVSIDSIASLLRKGDLFVHVFQNKGETIFDTTGQVRESLVKARKRGVLFDACNGRIHWSFKHHEQALACGFLPDIISSDIVIASAYQKPGFSLVHAMNTFLASGFNDAVILRAVTTAPAKSLGLYPRIGSLEPGAQADVSIMKMDETSPVSVFDRWGGKRILRRYFKPMLTIKNGKTVFRQIDF
- a CDS encoding C4-dicarboxylate TRAP transporter substrate-binding protein, which translates into the protein MKRSLFLGLALSVALLGCSGKGADKDAANKSGEVAATKVVLQVGAEANPGEPQVEGMNKWAELVKERSNGTMELQVFPSSQLGYKAALIDQMLVGDPVISVCDAAYYADRGVPDLGIVMAPFLLKSWDDAWTIINSDWYAEQLKKLEDKGLKVITSNWIYGERNLLTTKPVKNPEDLVGMKIRVPNNVLQLKGFEALGAVPTPTDLSEVYTALQQKVVEGVENPLTVLYNGRFYEVAKYLALTSHVKNFTTFVMSKQVFDSLTPEQQKILIETGNEAGEYQNALFSDEVNQELLEKFKAAGVEVTEIDQDAFAEAAKGFYSMPELTKKWSPGLYERVSTILEEGRKSK
- a CDS encoding TRAP transporter small permease encodes the protein MGDSVGMSMKTVMKNLDYLIAGLSLVILIILTFLGVIMRYIFNSPILYLQEVQIFCAIWLVFWGGSAAVRSGSIVAIDFLVDKFPPRMRRIADICIQALSVAILGFLAYNGFQQLAFLARTDRHSYILEIPYWLIYLAFPIGCSLMAVWYVVGLYKTVRGIPQQKSEEE